The Equus asinus isolate D_3611 breed Donkey chromosome 15, EquAss-T2T_v2, whole genome shotgun sequence genome includes a window with the following:
- the LOC106834351 gene encoding serine/threonine-protein kinase Sgk2 isoform X8, translating into MDSSPAGTPSPQPSRANGNINLGPSANPNARPTDFDFLKVIGKGNYGKVLLAKRKSDGTFYAVKVLQKKSILKKKEQSHIMAERSVLLKNVRHPFLVGLRYSFQTPEKLYFVLDYVNGGELFFHLQRERRFLEPRARFYAAEVASAIGYLHSLNIIYRDLKPENILLDCQGHVVLTDFGLCKEGVEPEETTSTFCGTPEYLAPEVLRKEPYDRAVDWWCLGAVLYEMLHGLPPFYSRDVSQMYENILHQPLQIPGGRTVAACDLLQALLHKDQRQRLGSKADFLEIKTHVFFSPINWDDLYHKRLTPPFNPNVAGPADLKHFDPEFTQEAVSTSIGCTPDTMASSSGASSAFLGFSYAPEDDAILDC; encoded by the exons ATGGACTCTAGCCCGGCGGGGACCCCCAGTCCGCAG CCCTCAAGGGCCAATGGGAACATCAACCTGGGGCCTTCAGCCAACCCAAA TGCCCGGCCCACCGACTTCGACTTCCTCAAAGTCATTGGCAAAGGTAACTATGGGAAG GTCCTCCTGGCCAAGCGCAAGTCTGATGGGACATTCTACGCAGTGAAGGTGCTGCAGAAAAAGTCCATCTTAAAGAAGAAAGAG CAGAGCCACATCATGGCGGAGCGCAGCGTGCTTCTGAAGAATGTGCGGCACCCTTTCCTCGTGGGCCTGCGCTACTCCTTCCAGACGCCTGAGAAGCTCTACTTTGTGCTGGACTATGTCAACGGGGGAGAG CTCTTCTTCCACCTGCAGCGGGAGCGCCGGTTCCTGGAGCCCCGGGCCCGGTTCTACGCCGCTGAGGTGGCCAGTGCCATCGGCTACCTGCACTCCCTCAACATCATTTACAG GGACCTGAAACCAGAGAACATCCTCTTGGACTGCCAG GGACACGTGGTGCTGACGGATTTTGGCCTCTGCAAGGAGGGTGTAGAGCCCGAGGAGACCACATCCACGTTCTGTGGCACCCCCGAG TACTTGGCTCCAGAAGTGCTTCGTAAAGAGCCTTACGATCGGGCAGTGGACTGGTGGTGCTTGGGGGCAGTTCTCTACGAGATGCTGCACGGCCTG CCGCCCTTCTACAGCCGAGATGTGTCCCAGATGTATGAGAACATTCTGCACCAGCCGCTCCAGATCCCTGGGGGCCGGACGGTGGCCGCCTGCGACCTCCTGCAAGCTCTTCTCCACAAGGACCAGAGGCAGCGGCTGGGCTCCAAAGCAGACTTT CTGGAGATAAAGACCCATGTTTTCTTCAGCCCCATAAACTGGGATGACTTGTACCACAAGAGGCTGACTCCACCCTTCAACCCAAATGTG GCAGGACCTGCTGACTTGAAACACTTTGACCCAGAGTTCACCCAGGAAGCTGTGTCAACGTCCATCGGCTGCACTCCCGATACGATGGCCAGTAGCTCTGGGGCCTCAAGCGCATTCCTGGGATTTTCCTATGCACCAGAGGATGATGCCATCTTGGATTGCTAG